The Xanthomonas sontii genome contains a region encoding:
- a CDS encoding CsgG/HfaB family protein, with protein MDFSFPALRRMVMERHHSSAAPVSLLSPMARIAPSARDRACLSHAATLGKDRADGDAFFRSCINKGQSMKNSVIKGAMGLTLALGLAACATETHQSVKPQTVSAASVPYAGARAPIAVGKFDNRSSFMRGLFSDGADRLGSQAKTILITHLQQTNRFRVLDRDNMGEIKQEAQIKGQAQQLKGADYVVTGDVTEFGRKETGDTQLFGILGRGKQQQAYAKVSLNVVDSATSEVVYSVQGGGEYTLSNREVVGFGGTSSYDSTLNGKVLDLAIREAVNNLTAAIDSGAWKPVK; from the coding sequence ATGGATTTTTCTTTCCCTGCCCTGCGCAGGATGGTCATGGAGCGACATCACTCTTCTGCAGCGCCTGTTTCCCTGCTTTCGCCGATGGCCCGGATCGCGCCGTCCGCACGCGATCGTGCATGCCTGTCGCATGCGGCGACGCTGGGCAAGGACAGAGCCGATGGCGATGCGTTTTTTCGTAGCTGTATCAACAAGGGGCAATCGATGAAGAACAGTGTGATCAAGGGGGCCATGGGGTTGACGCTTGCGTTGGGCTTGGCGGCCTGCGCGACCGAAACCCATCAGAGCGTCAAACCGCAGACAGTTTCGGCGGCCAGCGTGCCTTACGCCGGCGCACGCGCGCCGATCGCGGTGGGCAAGTTCGACAACCGTTCGTCCTTCATGCGCGGCCTGTTTTCCGATGGTGCGGATCGCCTGGGCAGCCAAGCCAAGACCATCCTGATCACCCATCTGCAGCAGACCAATCGTTTCCGTGTGCTGGATCGCGACAACATGGGCGAGATCAAGCAGGAAGCGCAGATCAAGGGCCAGGCGCAGCAACTCAAGGGCGCCGACTACGTCGTGACTGGCGACGTGACCGAGTTCGGCCGCAAGGAGACCGGCGATACGCAGCTGTTCGGCATTCTCGGCCGCGGCAAGCAGCAGCAGGCCTATGCCAAGGTCAGCCTGAACGTGGTCGATAGCGCGACATCCGAAGTGGTGTATTCGGTGCAGGGCGGCGGCGAGTACACCTTGTCCAACCGCGAGGTCGTCGGCTTCGGCGGGACCTCCAGCTACGACTCCACGCTCAACGGCAAAGTCCTGGATCTGGCGATCCGCGAGGCTGTCAACAATCTCACCGCCGCGATCGACTCCGGCGCCTGGAAGCCGGTCAAGTGA
- a CDS encoding TonB-dependent siderophore receptor gives MLSSAPRRLLSLAVLSALSAASAPLLAAEAEAAADVQPTTLDKVEVSGSPSRAQPSTTTRLPLTLQETPQSVSVLGQQRLEEESLFSVNDVMRNVTGVNVSFYDTQRPLYFARGFQITDFQVDGLPTYSGSTNQEYDMVFYDRVEVIRGANGLLSGAGIPSATVNLLRKRPGKSFDASFAASLGTWDFRRTQADVTAPLTADGRFRSRFVAAWQDRGYYYDHYTEQKMSGMAVLEGDLTDTTTVTVGYQRQDNDPVGSTWGTVPYFFADGAYADLPTSTNLAPKWARWQRNTRTTFANLEQRFGDNWLLKVNLARTEGEVENLRVYGSGYPKRDGSGIYLRAAAGQTTDTRDGLDVYLSGSFPLFGRDHDLVLGGSWQDLQSNTPTLALRYPGDWTTCGRERCYYIPNVYDWHGDVGQITTARTGARREARTTQRGVYASTRLRLAEPLSLIAGARLSSWQTRTQAFAADGSYTGTSGRYRVSDEVTPYVGLVYDLTPAISTYASYTEIFNPQNYKDKDNNLLAPVQGSNLEAGIKAQLADGRALLSAAVFEARQDNYAVRDMTQPEASLPDGSSAYIGVDGTKSRGWELEYNGELRPGWTLNAGYTHAKVTRAPTDAIYANLPEDYLQLSTQVRLPGAWQRLSLGGGVSWQSAVRGYNIQRPVGDGSAATRPVTVVQDPYALVHFNANYQLSTQWTATLAVTNALNKKYWANLDYQNYGEPRFVSFTLRWRY, from the coding sequence ATGCTTTCCTCCGCTCCACGCCGTCTGCTGTCCCTCGCCGTGCTGTCCGCGCTCTCCGCCGCCTCGGCACCGCTGCTCGCCGCAGAAGCCGAGGCCGCGGCCGACGTGCAGCCGACCACGCTGGACAAGGTCGAGGTCAGCGGCAGCCCGTCGCGCGCGCAGCCGTCCACCACCACCCGCCTGCCGCTGACGCTGCAGGAGACGCCGCAGTCGGTGAGCGTGCTGGGCCAGCAGCGGCTGGAAGAGGAATCGCTGTTCAGCGTCAACGACGTCATGCGCAACGTCACCGGCGTCAACGTGTCCTTCTACGACACCCAGCGCCCGCTGTACTTCGCGCGCGGCTTCCAGATCACCGACTTCCAGGTCGACGGCCTGCCCACCTACAGCGGTTCGACCAACCAGGAATACGACATGGTCTTCTACGACCGCGTCGAGGTGATCCGCGGCGCCAACGGCCTGCTCAGCGGCGCCGGCATTCCCTCGGCCACGGTCAACCTGCTGCGCAAGCGCCCCGGCAAGAGCTTCGATGCGTCGTTCGCGGCCTCGCTCGGCACCTGGGACTTCCGCCGCACCCAGGCCGACGTCACCGCGCCGCTGACCGCCGACGGCCGCTTCCGCAGCCGTTTCGTCGCCGCCTGGCAGGACCGCGGCTACTACTACGACCACTACACCGAGCAGAAGATGTCGGGCATGGCGGTGCTGGAAGGCGACCTGACCGACACCACCACGGTCACCGTCGGCTACCAGCGCCAGGACAACGACCCGGTCGGCTCGACCTGGGGCACGGTGCCGTACTTCTTCGCCGACGGCGCGTACGCCGACCTGCCCACGTCCACCAACCTGGCGCCGAAGTGGGCGCGCTGGCAGCGCAACACCCGCACCACCTTCGCCAACCTGGAACAGCGCTTCGGCGACAACTGGCTGCTGAAGGTCAACCTGGCGCGCACCGAGGGCGAGGTCGAAAACCTGCGCGTCTACGGCAGCGGCTATCCCAAGCGCGACGGCAGCGGCATCTACCTGCGCGCCGCCGCCGGGCAGACCACCGACACCCGCGACGGCCTGGACGTGTACCTGTCCGGCAGCTTCCCGCTGTTCGGCCGCGACCACGACCTGGTCCTCGGCGGCAGCTGGCAGGACCTGCAGTCGAACACGCCGACCCTGGCGCTGCGCTATCCGGGCGACTGGACCACCTGCGGCCGCGAACGCTGCTACTACATCCCCAACGTCTACGACTGGCACGGCGACGTGGGCCAGATCACCACCGCGCGTACCGGCGCGCGGCGCGAGGCACGCACCACCCAGCGCGGCGTGTACGCCTCCACCCGGCTGCGCCTGGCCGAACCGCTGTCGCTGATTGCCGGCGCACGTCTGAGTTCCTGGCAGACCCGCACCCAGGCCTTCGCCGCCGACGGCAGCTACACCGGCACCAGCGGCCGCTACCGGGTCAGCGACGAGGTCACGCCCTACGTCGGCCTGGTCTACGACCTCACCCCGGCCATCTCCACCTACGCCAGCTACACCGAGATCTTCAATCCGCAGAACTACAAGGACAAGGACAACAACCTGCTGGCGCCGGTGCAGGGCTCCAACCTGGAAGCGGGCATCAAGGCGCAGTTGGCCGACGGCCGCGCGCTGCTCAGCGCGGCGGTGTTCGAGGCCAGGCAGGACAACTACGCGGTGCGCGACATGACCCAGCCCGAAGCCTCGCTGCCCGACGGCAGCTCGGCCTACATCGGCGTCGACGGCACCAAGAGCCGCGGCTGGGAACTGGAATACAACGGCGAACTGCGCCCGGGCTGGACGCTCAATGCCGGCTACACCCACGCCAAGGTCACCCGCGCGCCCACCGACGCGATCTACGCCAACCTGCCGGAGGACTACCTGCAGCTGTCCACCCAGGTGCGCCTGCCCGGCGCCTGGCAGCGCCTGAGCCTGGGCGGCGGCGTGAGCTGGCAGAGCGCGGTGCGCGGCTACAACATCCAGCGCCCGGTCGGCGACGGCAGCGCCGCCACGCGCCCGGTCACCGTGGTGCAGGACCCGTACGCGCTGGTGCATTTCAATGCCAACTACCAGCTCAGCACGCAGTGGACCGCGACCCTGGCGGTGACCAATGCATTGAACAAGAAGTACTGGGCCAACCTGGATTACCAGAACTACGGCGAGCCGCGGTTCGTCAGCTTTACCCTGCGCTGGCGGTACTGA
- a CDS encoding Lrp/AsnC family transcriptional regulator, translating into MTGSPTFDRTDLRLLALLQREGRASNAELAAQVNLSPSACLRRVQRLEAEGVVAGYAARLVPAAIGLGLQAFVRVQLEKHGQSGIAHFADSVQGWDEVVACHALTGDMDYLLHVYVRDLAHFSAFLLDKLLNAAGVADVNSSFVLRTVKDFAGLPLPRG; encoded by the coding sequence ATGACCGGATCGCCGACCTTCGACCGCACCGACCTGCGCCTGCTCGCCCTGCTGCAGCGGGAAGGCCGCGCCAGCAATGCCGAACTGGCCGCGCAGGTGAACCTGTCGCCCTCGGCTTGCCTGCGCCGGGTGCAGCGGCTGGAGGCCGAGGGCGTGGTCGCCGGCTACGCCGCGCGGCTGGTGCCGGCGGCGATCGGCCTGGGCCTGCAGGCCTTCGTGCGCGTGCAGCTGGAGAAGCACGGCCAGAGCGGCATCGCCCATTTCGCCGACAGCGTGCAAGGCTGGGACGAGGTGGTCGCCTGCCATGCGCTGACCGGCGACATGGACTACCTGTTGCACGTCTACGTCCGCGATCTGGCGCACTTCTCCGCGTTTCTGCTGGACAAGTTGCTCAACGCCGCCGGCGTCGCCGACGTCAATTCCAGCTTCGTGCTGCGCACGGTCAAGGACTTCGCCGGCCTGCCGTTGCCGCGCGGCTAG
- a CDS encoding DUF799 domain-containing protein produces MKNVARMACVAVLGLLLSACATQPMSRDYSAYKASKPRSILVLPPVSHAPDVNASLSVLSVTTLPLAEAGYYVMPVAPVYETFKQNGITVADEAQAVSPEKLREIFGADAALYITVEKYGAVYQIINSVVVVSANAKLVDLRTGTVLWQGQAQASSGENQNNAGGGLVGMLVTAAINQVVNQVTDQGHQMGNVASQRLLSAGHPGGLLYGPYNPKYGTD; encoded by the coding sequence ATGAAGAACGTCGCAAGAATGGCCTGCGTGGCCGTGCTCGGTCTGCTGCTGAGCGCCTGCGCGACGCAGCCGATGTCGCGCGATTACAGCGCGTACAAGGCCAGCAAGCCGCGGTCGATCCTGGTCTTGCCGCCGGTCAGCCACGCACCGGACGTCAACGCCAGCCTGAGCGTGCTGTCGGTCACCACGTTGCCGCTGGCCGAAGCGGGCTACTACGTGATGCCGGTGGCGCCGGTCTACGAGACCTTCAAGCAGAACGGCATCACCGTGGCGGATGAAGCACAGGCGGTGTCTCCGGAGAAGTTGCGGGAAATCTTCGGCGCCGACGCCGCGCTGTACATCACCGTGGAAAAGTACGGTGCCGTCTACCAGATCATCAACAGCGTGGTCGTGGTCTCGGCCAACGCCAAGCTGGTGGATCTGCGCACCGGGACGGTGCTGTGGCAGGGCCAGGCACAGGCGTCGAGCGGCGAAAATCAGAACAACGCCGGGGGCGGCCTGGTCGGAATGCTGGTGACGGCTGCGATCAATCAGGTCGTCAACCAGGTCACCGACCAAGGGCATCAGATGGGGAACGTGGCCAGCCAGCGTCTGCTGTCCGCCGGCCACCCTGGCGGCTTGTTGTACGGGCCCTACAACCCGAAGTACGGCACCGACTGA
- a CDS encoding DUF4810 domain-containing protein → MNTLNVRTRFWLGACAMLALVGCAHQSASLYQWGSYQDQVYSHFKGGSPEQQIQALEKDLQVMQAANRRPPPGLQAHLGMLYAETGNDAKAQQELLAEKTQYPESGTYIDLLLKNASNARSAQ, encoded by the coding sequence ATGAATACCCTCAATGTCCGCACGCGGTTCTGGCTTGGCGCCTGCGCCATGCTCGCGCTGGTCGGCTGCGCACACCAGAGCGCCTCGCTCTACCAGTGGGGCAGCTACCAGGATCAGGTCTACAGCCACTTTAAGGGAGGTAGCCCGGAACAGCAGATCCAGGCGCTGGAAAAGGACCTGCAGGTGATGCAGGCCGCCAACCGCAGGCCGCCGCCGGGACTGCAGGCGCATCTGGGCATGCTGTACGCCGAAACCGGCAACGATGCCAAAGCGCAGCAGGAACTCCTCGCCGAGAAGACGCAGTATCCCGAGTCCGGCACCTACATCGATCTGTTGTTGAAGAACGCCAGCAACGCGAGGAGCGCGCAATGA
- the phhA gene encoding phenylalanine 4-monooxygenase codes for MDTAPRRVEHQQTDKGYVPVYTTAVVTQPWDSYSADDHATWGTLYTRQRELLVGRACAEFLQAQDAMGMSSQAIPRFDELNAVLQATTGWTLVGVEGLLPELDFFDHLANRRFPVTWWIRRPEQIDYIAEPDLFHDLFGHVPLLMNPLFADYMQAYGRGGVKAHAIGPDALQNLTRLYWYTVEFGLIDTPDGLRIYGAGIVSSKGESLYSLESGAPNRIGFDLQRIMRTRYRIDTYQKTYFVIDSFEQLMQATSPDFTPIYAALADQAHLPAGQVQAQDRVFHAGSGEGWADGGDV; via the coding sequence ATGGACACCGCACCGCGCCGCGTCGAACACCAGCAGACCGACAAGGGCTACGTGCCGGTCTACACCACGGCCGTAGTGACCCAGCCGTGGGACAGCTACAGCGCCGACGACCACGCCACCTGGGGCACGCTGTACACGCGCCAGCGCGAGCTGCTGGTCGGCCGCGCCTGCGCCGAGTTCCTGCAGGCGCAGGACGCGATGGGCATGAGTTCGCAGGCGATCCCGCGCTTCGACGAGCTCAACGCGGTGCTGCAGGCGACCACCGGCTGGACCCTGGTCGGCGTCGAAGGGTTGCTGCCGGAGCTGGACTTCTTCGACCACCTGGCCAACCGCCGCTTCCCGGTGACCTGGTGGATCCGCCGTCCCGAACAGATCGACTACATCGCCGAGCCGGACCTGTTCCACGACCTGTTCGGCCACGTGCCGCTGCTGATGAACCCGCTGTTCGCCGACTACATGCAGGCCTACGGCCGCGGCGGGGTGAAGGCGCACGCGATCGGCCCGGACGCGCTGCAGAACCTGACCCGGCTGTACTGGTACACGGTGGAGTTCGGCCTGATCGACACCCCCGACGGCCTGCGCATCTACGGCGCCGGCATCGTCTCGTCGAAGGGCGAATCGCTCTACTCGCTGGAGTCGGGCGCACCCAACCGCATCGGCTTCGACCTGCAGCGGATCATGCGCACCCGCTACCGCATCGACACCTACCAGAAGACCTACTTCGTCATCGACAGCTTCGAACAGCTGATGCAGGCGACCTCGCCGGATTTCACCCCGATCTATGCGGCACTGGCCGACCAGGCGCATCTGCCGGCTGGCCAGGTGCAGGCGCAGGACCGCGTGTTCCATGCCGGCAGCGGCGAAGGCTGGGCGGACGGCGGCGACGTGTGA
- a CDS encoding XVIPCD domain-containing protein → MSGLDKGDIAVLGYYAEQGNRELYWNYLANKQGNDGYGLLALGVVRNDNAPGATANAFAESQARRDGVAMSERQWNKFGIDLMKSDFESRRSYFDNGQPAQALNLPVKDVEAVHDATFQKHHINPNGWTPRELLDAARRHGGEPEAEKVWSMMLDNSALGLSRAGFTMNDVRKYDDAQLDAMSYIGRMTAARALAHEARPIADPERIGDRSVYYERDARTGKWTNWVDGGEQTIAQPVRDPQQLRELDDTRALRLERQQLREQFHPEDPYRHQPILRSPQTLAEADPVQAGPAVAQAARTSDPSEPGHRRHALYQQCAAGTQALDRQLGRSPDADSACMAASVTDLAARNGLQRVDHVLLSERGRTAQPGELVFVVQGDPKDPAHLRAHMSTEEAIRTPVAQSFERLAEFDRQQALVQAQQVALHQDVHQQDAQRQSAVPRI, encoded by the coding sequence ATGAGTGGTCTGGACAAGGGCGATATCGCAGTTCTCGGTTACTACGCCGAACAGGGAAATCGAGAGCTTTATTGGAACTACCTCGCAAACAAGCAAGGCAACGACGGCTACGGGTTGCTCGCGCTCGGTGTCGTCCGCAACGATAACGCACCAGGTGCCACGGCAAACGCGTTCGCCGAGAGCCAGGCCCGTCGTGACGGCGTCGCGATGAGCGAACGGCAGTGGAACAAATTCGGCATTGATTTGATGAAGAGCGACTTCGAGAGTCGGCGAAGCTACTTCGACAATGGTCAACCCGCGCAGGCTCTGAATCTTCCAGTCAAGGACGTCGAAGCCGTCCATGACGCGACCTTCCAGAAGCATCACATCAACCCCAATGGCTGGACGCCGCGCGAACTGCTCGACGCCGCGCGCCGCCATGGTGGCGAGCCCGAAGCGGAGAAGGTCTGGTCGATGATGCTCGACAATTCCGCACTCGGCTTGAGCCGCGCCGGTTTCACCATGAACGACGTGCGCAAGTACGACGACGCGCAGCTGGATGCGATGTCCTATATCGGGCGCATGACCGCTGCGCGGGCGCTCGCGCACGAAGCGCGGCCGATCGCCGATCCGGAGCGGATCGGCGATCGGAGCGTCTACTACGAGCGCGATGCGCGGACCGGCAAATGGACCAACTGGGTCGATGGCGGCGAGCAGACCATCGCCCAGCCGGTGCGCGACCCGCAGCAGCTGCGCGAGCTTGACGATACGCGTGCACTGCGACTGGAGCGCCAGCAGTTACGCGAGCAGTTCCATCCCGAGGATCCGTACCGCCACCAGCCGATCCTGCGCAGCCCGCAGACGCTGGCCGAAGCCGATCCGGTCCAGGCGGGACCGGCGGTCGCGCAGGCCGCGCGCACGTCCGATCCCAGCGAGCCAGGCCATCGGCGTCATGCGCTGTACCAGCAGTGCGCCGCCGGCACCCAGGCGCTGGATCGGCAGTTGGGGCGCAGCCCCGATGCGGACAGCGCCTGCATGGCGGCCAGCGTCACCGACCTGGCCGCACGCAACGGTCTGCAGCGAGTGGATCACGTGCTGTTGAGCGAGCGCGGGCGCACGGCGCAGCCGGGCGAACTGGTGTTCGTCGTGCAGGGCGATCCGAAGGATCCGGCGCACCTGCGCGCGCACATGTCCACCGAAGAGGCGATCCGCACGCCGGTAGCGCAGTCCTTCGAGCGGCTTGCCGAGTTCGATCGGCAGCAGGCGTTGGTCCAGGCGCAGCAGGTCGCCCTGCATCAGGATGTCCACCAGCAGGACGCGCAGCGGCAGAGTGCGGTGCCGCGGATCTGA